CAATGTACTGGTAGCTACTCCACCTGCATTTGCAGCTTTAGATGGTCCATAAAGAAGATTATTTTCTTGGTATAATTCAATTGCTTCTATTGAACTGGGCATATTTGCTCCCTCACTTACACAATACACTCCATTTTTTATTAGCGTAGCTGCCTGATAGCGATCAATTTCATTTTGTGTGGCACAAGGCAGAGCAATGTCATAGGCTGTTTCTAAATCCCATACACTACCTTCTTGATAGGTTGATAACTCTTTTTCCTTTGCATATTCTGTAAGACGCCCCCGTCTCACTTCTTTTATTTCTTTCAATAACAATAGATCAATACCATTTGAATCATATATGTATCCATTGGAATCGGAAACAGCCACTACTGTAGCTCCATACTCCTGTGCTTTCATTGCAGCATAGATTGCTACATTTCCACTTCCAGAAATAACAACCTGCTGTCCCTGAAAAGATTTTCCATTTGCTTGTAACATTTCTTCTGTGTAATAAATCAATCCATACCCAGTTGCTTCCGTTCTTGCTAAGCTTCCATTTAATAGAATGGGTTTTCCGGTTAAAACTCCTGAGTGTGCGCCATTCAAACGTTTGTATTGTCCATAGAGATATCCAATTTCTCTTTTCCCTACTCCAATATCTCCTGCTGGAATATCTGTCGCTGGTCCAATATACTTTTGAAGTTCGGTCATATAGGATTGGCAAAAACGCATGATTTCTGTTTCTGATTTCCCTTTAGGATCAAAATCTGCTCCACCTTTCCCACCACCAATCGGTAATCCAGTTAAACTATTTTTAAAGGTCTGCTCAAAACCTAAGAATTTTAAAATACTTTCATTGACTGTAGGATGAAAACGGAGTCCACCTTTATACGGGCCCATCGCTGAATTAAATTGAACACGAAACCCTTTATTTACTTGAACGTTTTGTTGATCATCTAGCCAAGGAACACGAAAAGAAAAAATTCTCTCTGGTTCTACTATTTGTTCTAATAGATTCCACTTGATGATTTCCGGATTTTTCTCTATTGCGGGCTGAATCGTATTAAAGAATTCTTTTATTGCTTGTAGAAATTCTTTTTGATGTGAATCTCTTTTTTCTAATTTTTGATAGACACTCTCAATATATTCAATTGATGACATCATCTGATCCCTTCTTTCCATTCAATCATCGATTTTTAATCTTTTTACCATTTTACAGTTCTTTTTGATAAATAACAACGACTTTTCTTTTCGCTTTTTATCTAGGAATGTAGTATTATGAATAAATGAAAAAAACAGTTGTCATTGTATTCATAATAAAAATGAAAAGGAGAATTGATAGATATGATTAAAATGGACGATGTTGTCCGCGAGGGTCACTCCGCATTACGCACAAAAGCGGAAGAAATTAGCTTTCCATTAACGGAAGAGAATCAAAAGCTTGCTGCAGACATGATGGAATTTTTAGAAAATAGTCAAGATGATGAACTTGCAGAAAAATATGAGTTGCGTGCCGGTGTTGGTTTGGCTGCTCCTCAGTTGGCTCTTTCAAAACGAATGATTGCTTTACTAATCCCTGGAGAATATGAAGATGATCCTCCTGCTTTGAAGCAAGTCATGATTAATCCTAAAGTGATTAGCCATTCTGTTGAAAGTGCTTGTCTAAAAGATGGGGAAGGTTGCTTATCCGTAGACCGAGAAATTCCTGGATTTGTTGTACGTCACAGCCGAATTACCGTTACTTACTTTGACGTAAATGGAACGTCCTATAAAAAACGTTTTAAAGGTTATCCTGCAATTGTTTTACAACATGAAATTGATCACTTGAACGGAGTAATGTTTTACGATTACATCAACGAAAAAGATCCTTTTGCTTTAAAAGACGAAGTTACCATTATAGAATAATCTTTATTCTCTTGTTTCCTTTTAGGGCAAGAGAATTTTCTTATTTACAAAAAGAACGTATGTTCCTATAATGGAGAGAAGGAGGAATGACTATGTTCTATATTGATTATTCAAATGAACCATCGCGCGATATTCTTTGTATTGATATCAAATCCTTTTTTTCTTCTGTAGAGGCGGTCAAACGAAACATTCATCCATTAGACGCTTATATAGCAGTAATTAGTCGTCAGGAAAATGCAGGCGGTCTTATTTTAGCTGCTTCTCCACTTGTTAAAAAAAATTATGGAATTAAAACAGGATCCAGGCGATACGAAATTCCTCCTTCCACAAACATCCATGCTGTTTCTCCTCATATGTCTCAATATTTAGAAATGAATCAAAAGATTAATCATTTGTACCGGAATTTTGTAACCGATGATGATTTACATATCTATAGTATTGATGAATCATTCTTAGACGTTAGTTACTCTCATGGTTTATATGGAAGCACTTTTCAGATTGCTGAAAAAATTCAAAAAGCAATCCATGATCAATTCGGTTTAGTTGCTACAATTGGAATTGGAGAAAATCCTCTTTTGACCAAATTAGCTCTTGACCATGAAGCAAAAAATAAGGAACCATATATTGCAGAGTGGCGGTACAAAGATGTCATCGAAAAAGTTTGGACAATACCAAAACTGTCAGGAATGTGGGGAATAGGAAGTCGTTTAGAAAAAAGTTTATTTGAGTTAGGAATTTCTTCTGTTTATTCACTCTCTCAAGCGGACTTGCCTACTTTGCGGAAACGATACGGAGTAATCGGTGAACAACTTTTCTTCCATTCACATGGAATCGATAGGAGTAGACTATCTACACGATTCCTTCCTTCTTCTAAGGCGTTCAGTAAGAGTCAAGTTTTACACCGAGTATACGTAGATGCTTACGAGTTAGAAGTAGTAATCAGAGAGATGGCCGATCAAGTCGCTGCTCGTCTTCGTAGTCATAACCTAGAAACTAATGTCATTCATCTCAG
The Jeotgalibaca sp. MA1X17-3 genome window above contains:
- a CDS encoding Y-family DNA polymerase, coding for MFYIDYSNEPSRDILCIDIKSFFSSVEAVKRNIHPLDAYIAVISRQENAGGLILAASPLVKKNYGIKTGSRRYEIPPSTNIHAVSPHMSQYLEMNQKINHLYRNFVTDDDLHIYSIDESFLDVSYSHGLYGSTFQIAEKIQKAIHDQFGLVATIGIGENPLLTKLALDHEAKNKEPYIAEWRYKDVIEKVWTIPKLSGMWGIGSRLEKSLFELGISSVYSLSQADLPTLRKRYGVIGEQLFFHSHGIDRSRLSTRFLPSSKAFSKSQVLHRVYVDAYELEVVIREMADQVAARLRSHNLETNVIHLSIGFSKEIMQKGFSHQIKVYPTSNSKLIVETCLSIFRTYYQGEPVQTIGISCGKIAPKSLLQFNLFEPPESTLVQEELELTIDRIRKRYGYPSLVHASSLTKGGTAIKRATLVGGHEGGQDS
- the def gene encoding peptide deformylase, coding for MIKMDDVVREGHSALRTKAEEISFPLTEENQKLAADMMEFLENSQDDELAEKYELRAGVGLAAPQLALSKRMIALLIPGEYEDDPPALKQVMINPKVISHSVESACLKDGEGCLSVDREIPGFVVRHSRITVTYFDVNGTSYKKRFKGYPAIVLQHEIDHLNGVMFYDYINEKDPFALKDEVTIIE
- the gdhA gene encoding NADP-specific glutamate dehydrogenase, coding for MMSSIEYIESVYQKLEKRDSHQKEFLQAIKEFFNTIQPAIEKNPEIIKWNLLEQIVEPERIFSFRVPWLDDQQNVQVNKGFRVQFNSAMGPYKGGLRFHPTVNESILKFLGFEQTFKNSLTGLPIGGGKGGADFDPKGKSETEIMRFCQSYMTELQKYIGPATDIPAGDIGVGKREIGYLYGQYKRLNGAHSGVLTGKPILLNGSLARTEATGYGLIYYTEEMLQANGKSFQGQQVVISGSGNVAIYAAMKAQEYGATVVAVSDSNGYIYDSNGIDLLLLKEIKEVRRGRLTEYAKEKELSTYQEGSVWDLETAYDIALPCATQNEIDRYQAATLIKNGVYCVSEGANMPSSIEAIELYQENNLLYGPSKAANAGGVATSTLEMAQNAQHSHWSFEQVDVELKKIMINIFKQVEDTCVEYDLGRNYLAGVNIHSFLTVAEAMISQGVV